The Roseovarius indicus genome has a segment encoding these proteins:
- the regB gene encoding sensor histidine kinase RegB, which translates to MAEHRTAPADTRDSDNWIRLRTLVFLRWWAIMGQISALIVAQRLYNLELEVGLCYVAIGAAVITNLIAGFVFPENKRLTESATRLVVLFDMLQLALMLYLTGGLHNPFSILIVGPVTVSASALSSRSTVFLGVMAILIVTVLIPFHLPLRTAEGFLLRVPQIFLFGNWVAIVIAVIFLGVYSRWIVSEMRAMDEALQATQMALAREQKLTDLGGVVAAAAHELGTPLATIKLTSSELAEELADNDDLREDALLIREQADRCRDILKSMGRAGKDDLHLRKAPLSAVVEEAADPHIDRGKLMHFEHGPAEDSTAFQPEIYRRPEVIHGLRNLVQNAVDFARANVWVESLWSDDEITVRIMDDGRGYPTHLLGRIGDPLMRRRGGGRDPRRPEYEGMGLGLFIAKTLLERSGADLSFANGTESFRNNLDRAQRTGAFVEVRWPRRVIAADTPESRAPLGENQPIKA; encoded by the coding sequence ATGGCGGAACATCGAACGGCTCCGGCCGACACGCGCGACAGCGACAACTGGATCCGGCTGCGCACGCTGGTGTTCCTGCGCTGGTGGGCGATCATGGGGCAGATCTCGGCGCTCATCGTCGCCCAGCGCCTCTACAATCTCGAGCTCGAGGTCGGGCTCTGCTACGTCGCCATCGGCGCGGCTGTCATCACCAACCTGATCGCCGGCTTCGTCTTTCCCGAGAACAAGCGCCTTACCGAATCCGCAACCCGCCTGGTCGTGCTCTTCGACATGCTGCAACTGGCGCTGATGCTCTATCTCACCGGCGGGCTGCACAACCCGTTCTCGATCCTGATCGTCGGGCCCGTCACCGTCTCGGCCTCGGCGCTGTCGTCACGCTCCACCGTGTTTCTCGGGGTCATGGCGATCCTGATCGTTACCGTGCTGATCCCGTTTCACCTGCCACTGCGCACGGCCGAGGGGTTCCTCCTTCGCGTGCCCCAGATCTTCCTCTTCGGCAACTGGGTCGCCATCGTCATCGCGGTGATCTTCCTGGGGGTCTATTCCCGCTGGATCGTCTCGGAAATGCGCGCCATGGACGAGGCGCTGCAAGCCACCCAGATGGCACTCGCCCGCGAGCAGAAGCTCACCGACCTCGGCGGCGTCGTGGCCGCGGCCGCGCATGAGCTCGGCACCCCGCTTGCCACCATCAAGCTCACCAGCTCCGAACTGGCCGAGGAGCTCGCCGACAACGACGACCTGCGCGAGGATGCCCTCCTGATCCGCGAACAGGCCGACCGCTGCCGCGATATCCTCAAGTCGATGGGCCGGGCCGGCAAGGATGACCTGCACCTGCGCAAGGCCCCCCTCTCGGCCGTGGTCGAGGAAGCCGCCGACCCCCATATCGACCGCGGCAAGCTCATGCATTTCGAACACGGGCCCGCCGAAGACAGCACCGCCTTCCAGCCCGAGATCTACCGCCGGCCCGAGGTCATCCACGGCCTGCGCAACCTCGTGCAGAACGCGGTCGATTTCGCCCGTGCCAATGTCTGGGTCGAAAGCCTGTGGTCGGATGACGAGATCACCGTGCGCATCATGGATGACGGGCGCGGTTACCCGACGCACCTGCTGGGCCGCATCGGCGACCCCCTGATGCGCCGGCGCGGCGGCGGCCGCGACCCGCGCCGCCCGGAATACGAGGGCATGGGGCTGGGCCTCTTCATCGCCAAGACCCTGCTGGAACGCTCCGGCGCAGATCTCAGCTTCGCCAACGGCACGGAATCCTTCCGCAACAACCTCGACCGCGCCCAGCGCACCGGCGCCTTCGTCGAAGTCCGCTGGCCCCGCAGGGTGATTGCCGCCGATACCCCCGAAAGCCGCGCGCCGCTCGGAGAGAACCAGCCGATCAAGGCGTGA
- a CDS encoding SCO family protein produces the protein MQRIIAIGSAVVLVAMLGLFYWLAMAGDPDDQFAQCRAGNVAGGAGAIGGPFELVSETGETVTDKEVIDQPALIYFGYTFCPDVCPIDVARNAQAVEILEERGEMVKPVFISVDPKRDTPEVVDDFTANLHPRMLGLTGSPEQVKAASQSYRTYYNAQDSGDDEYYLVDHSTMTYLVFPETGFADFFRRDASAGEMADRVQCFLDAR, from the coding sequence ATGCAACGGATCATCGCCATCGGTTCGGCCGTCGTGCTTGTCGCCATGCTTGGCCTCTTTTACTGGCTGGCGATGGCCGGCGACCCGGATGACCAGTTCGCCCAGTGCCGGGCCGGCAACGTAGCAGGGGGCGCCGGTGCCATCGGCGGGCCCTTCGAGCTGGTGAGCGAGACCGGCGAGACGGTGACCGACAAAGAGGTGATCGACCAGCCGGCGCTGATCTATTTCGGCTATACGTTCTGCCCCGATGTTTGCCCGATCGACGTGGCACGGAACGCGCAGGCCGTTGAAATCCTTGAAGAACGGGGCGAGATGGTGAAGCCGGTCTTCATCTCTGTCGACCCCAAGCGGGACACGCCCGAGGTGGTGGACGATTTCACCGCCAACCTGCATCCGCGGATGCTGGGCCTGACGGGATCGCCCGAGCAGGTGAAGGCGGCGAGCCAGTCGTACCGCACCTATTACAACGCCCAGGACAGCGGCGATGACGAGTATTACCTTGTCGATCACTCGACCATGACCTACCTCGTCTTTCCCGAGACCGGGTTTGCCGATTTCTTCCGCCGGGATGCCTCGGCCGGGGAAATGGCGGACCGGGTCCAGTGTTTTCTGGACGCCCGCTAA
- a CDS encoding ActR/PrrA/RegA family redox response regulator transcription factor: MAENQRDIGEDKTLLLVDDDEPFLRRLAKAMEKRGFEVETAGSVAAGQAIATARPPAYAVCDLRLEDGNGLDVVETIREKRPDARIVVLTGYGAIATAVAAVKIGATDYLSKPADATDITNALLATEDELPPPPENPMSADRVRWEHIQRVYELCDRNVSETARRLNMHRRTLQRILAKRSPR, translated from the coding sequence ATGGCCGAAAACCAGCGCGACATTGGCGAGGACAAGACCCTGTTGCTTGTCGATGACGACGAGCCGTTCCTGAGACGTCTCGCCAAGGCGATGGAGAAGCGCGGCTTCGAAGTGGAGACCGCCGGGTCGGTCGCCGCGGGGCAGGCCATCGCGACGGCACGGCCACCGGCCTATGCGGTCTGTGACCTGCGGCTGGAGGATGGCAACGGGCTCGACGTGGTGGAAACCATCCGGGAAAAGCGGCCCGATGCGCGGATCGTGGTGCTGACGGGGTATGGCGCGATTGCCACCGCCGTGGCGGCGGTGAAGATCGGGGCGACGGATTACCTGTCGAAGCCGGCGGATGCGACGGATATCACCAATGCGCTTCTGGCGACGGAGGACGAGCTGCCGCCGCCGCCCGAGAACCCGATGAGTGCCGACCGGGTGCGGTGGGAGCATATCCAGCGGGTCTACGAACTGTGCGACCGGAACGTGAGCGAGACGGCGCGGCGGCTCAACATGCACCGGCGGACATTGCAGCGGATCCTGGCGAAGCGGTCGCCGCGCTGA
- a CDS encoding HD domain-containing protein, translating to MLSGRRLDLLDPTPVDVEIEDIAHGLSFVARWNGQTLGDFAYSVAEHSLLVERLYARLNPKAPAKWRLAALLHDAPEYVIGDMISPVKAAVGPDYDELDKRLAAAVHLRFGLPATIPVTVKKQIKKADKISAWMEATQIAGFSEPEANRFFGKPDPATIDGLHIHLRPPTETRAAYTARHEELLTEMG from the coding sequence ATGCTCTCGGGCCGCCGGCTCGACCTGCTCGATCCGACCCCGGTTGATGTCGAAATCGAAGACATCGCCCACGGGCTCAGCTTCGTCGCCCGCTGGAATGGCCAGACCCTGGGCGATTTCGCCTATTCCGTGGCCGAACATTCCCTTCTGGTCGAGCGGCTCTATGCCCGTCTGAACCCGAAAGCACCCGCCAAGTGGCGCCTTGCCGCGCTCCTCCACGACGCCCCCGAATACGTCATCGGCGACATGATCTCGCCGGTGAAGGCTGCCGTCGGCCCCGATTACGACGAGCTCGACAAACGCCTCGCCGCCGCCGTCCACCTGCGCTTCGGCCTGCCCGCCACGATCCCGGTCACCGTCAAGAAGCAGATCAAGAAGGCCGACAAGATCAGTGCCTGGATGGAAGCCACCCAGATCGCCGGCTTCTCCGAGCCCGAGGCCAACCGCTTCTTCGGCAAGCCCGATCCGGCCACCATCGACGGCCTGCACATCCACCTGCGCCCGCCCACCGAAACCCGCGCCGCCTACACGGCCCGCCACGAAGAGCTATTGACCGAGATGGGCTGA